One region of Thiorhodovibrio frisius genomic DNA includes:
- a CDS encoding ABC-F family ATPase produces MISTANLTMQFGGKPLFENVSVKFSGGNCYGLIGANGSGKSTLMKILGGDLEPSSGNVSVDPGKRLGKLRQDQFAYENQTVLDTVIMGHDELWRVKQERDRIYALPEMSEEEGMEVAHLEVLFAELDGYTAKSRASELLLGLAIPLEQHEGPMSAVAPGWKLRVLLAQALFADPDILLLDEPTNNLDIHTIQWLEEVLITRDSTMIIISHDRHFLNSVCTHMADLDYGELRLYPGNYDEYMTASSQARQRLQADNAKKKAQLTELQTFVSRFSANASKSKQATSRKRQMEKIVLEDIKPSSRVNPFIRFAQDKKLYRLALEVTDLAKGYDGTPLFSGFDLTVEVGERVAIIGPNGIGKTTLLRCLAGDLTPDGGKVKWSENSQLGYFAQDHAADFTERTTLYDWMDQWKQPSDDEQVIRGTLGRLLFSQDEIKKPVNVISGGEQGRMLFGKLMLQKPNILLMDEPTNHLDMESIESLNTALEGYPGTLILVSHDREFVSSLATRIIELTPQGVINFRGDYEEYLESGSAPA; encoded by the coding sequence TTGATCTCTACAGCCAACCTCACCATGCAGTTCGGCGGCAAGCCGTTGTTCGAGAACGTCTCCGTCAAATTCAGCGGCGGTAATTGCTACGGACTCATCGGTGCCAACGGCTCCGGGAAGTCGACCCTGATGAAAATCCTGGGCGGCGATCTGGAGCCCAGCTCAGGCAACGTCTCGGTCGATCCCGGCAAACGGCTCGGCAAGCTGCGCCAGGACCAATTCGCCTATGAGAACCAGACGGTGCTAGACACCGTCATCATGGGGCACGACGAGCTGTGGCGGGTCAAGCAGGAGCGCGATCGCATCTACGCCCTGCCGGAGATGAGCGAGGAGGAAGGCATGGAGGTCGCGCACCTGGAGGTGCTGTTCGCCGAGCTGGATGGCTACACCGCCAAGTCACGCGCCAGTGAACTGCTGCTGGGGCTGGCCATACCGCTGGAACAGCACGAGGGTCCGATGAGCGCGGTCGCGCCGGGCTGGAAGCTGCGCGTGCTGCTCGCCCAGGCGCTATTCGCCGACCCGGACATCCTGCTGCTCGACGAGCCCACCAACAATCTGGACATCCACACCATCCAGTGGCTGGAAGAGGTGCTGATCACACGCGATAGCACCATGATCATCATCTCGCACGATCGGCACTTTCTAAACAGTGTCTGCACCCACATGGCCGACCTGGACTACGGCGAGCTGCGTCTCTACCCCGGCAACTACGACGAGTACATGACCGCCTCCAGCCAAGCACGCCAACGCCTGCAGGCGGACAACGCCAAAAAGAAGGCCCAGCTCACCGAGTTGCAGACCTTCGTCAGCCGCTTCTCCGCCAACGCCTCCAAGTCCAAGCAGGCCACCTCTCGCAAGCGTCAGATGGAGAAGATCGTGCTGGAGGACATCAAGCCCTCCAGCCGGGTTAACCCCTTCATCCGCTTCGCTCAGGACAAGAAGCTTTATCGTCTGGCGCTGGAGGTCACGGACCTGGCCAAAGGCTATGATGGCACACCGCTGTTCAGCGGCTTCGACCTGACCGTCGAGGTCGGCGAACGCGTCGCCATCATCGGCCCAAACGGCATCGGCAAGACCACCCTGCTGCGCTGCCTGGCCGGCGACCTGACGCCCGACGGCGGCAAGGTCAAGTGGTCCGAGAACAGCCAACTGGGCTATTTCGCCCAGGACCACGCGGCCGATTTCACCGAGCGCACCACGCTCTACGACTGGATGGATCAATGGAAGCAACCCAGCGACGACGAGCAGGTCATCCGCGGCACGCTGGGGCGGTTGCTGTTCTCCCAGGACGAGATCAAAAAACCGGTGAACGTCATCTCCGGTGGCGAGCAGGGCCGCATGCTGTTCGGCAAGCTGATGCTGCAAAAGCCCAACATCCTGCTGATGGACGAGCCGACCAACCACCTGGACATGGAATCGATCGAGTCGCTCAACACCGCGCTGGAAGGCTACCCGGGCACCCTCATCCTCGTCAGTCACGACCGCGAGTTCGTCTCCTCGCTGGCGACCCGCATCATCGAGCTGACGCCCCAGGGCGTCATCAACTTTCGCGGTGACTACGAAGAGTATCTGGAAAGCGGCAGCGCGCCTGCGTAA
- a CDS encoding PilZ domain-containing protein, whose protein sequence is MKAHAVIDELSERIGSLDSERQEELLELVRQWQVGQQRQSDRFEQPVDVGIGYNGRVTVGRAKDLSAGGIFILVDQDFVPTHKVDIVFSLPGAERPFKIKGRVVRIDHDGIAVEFDQVTPYFARALDNILRVNKET, encoded by the coding sequence ATGAAGGCGCATGCGGTGATTGATGAACTGAGCGAACGGATCGGTAGCCTTGACTCTGAGCGGCAGGAGGAATTGCTGGAACTCGTGAGGCAGTGGCAAGTTGGGCAGCAGCGTCAATCTGATCGGTTTGAGCAACCTGTCGATGTTGGTATTGGCTACAATGGCCGAGTAACTGTGGGTAGAGCGAAGGATCTCAGTGCGGGTGGCATCTTCATTCTTGTCGATCAGGATTTTGTTCCGACACACAAAGTCGATATTGTGTTTTCTCTCCCAGGCGCGGAGCGACCGTTCAAAATCAAAGGCCGCGTCGTTCGCATTGACCACGATGGAATCGCCGTGGAATTCGATCAGGTGACTCCGTATTTCGCAAGGGCTTTAGATAACATACTTCGCGTCAATAAAGAAACCTGA
- a CDS encoding SUMF1/EgtB/PvdO family nonheme iron enzyme, whose translation MITIAAPAACRLPRALHALCALLILALPLPALAEKGLLEVTSSPGGAKIYLDGQRKGNTPKQPGKALVLELDEGEYRVEAVVEGKRPGKTSQEVFVAAGAIQPVHLAPVLGPEMVRIPAGRFLMGCQPGEAECSDYEKPAHQVSVPAFELGKTEVTFADWDACVADGGCKHEPEDEGWGRDDRPVINVSWDDAQDYLRWLNRKTGQAYRLPTEAKWEYAARAGTTTAFSTGRCISTRQANYDGNSDYNDCGAKTGVYLQKTQPVGSYPSNPWGLADMHGNVWEWTQDCWNDSYRGAPTNGAAWNRGNCARRVLRGGSWDNVPRNLRSGYRNWNDTGYRNYSLGFRVARTLTP comes from the coding sequence ATGATAACCATCGCAGCCCCCGCGGCCTGCCGCCTTCCCCGTGCCCTCCATGCCCTTTGCGCCCTGCTCATCCTGGCGCTGCCGCTGCCCGCCCTGGCGGAAAAGGGCCTGCTGGAGGTCACCTCCAGCCCAGGCGGGGCCAAGATCTACCTGGACGGCCAGCGCAAAGGCAACACGCCCAAGCAACCGGGCAAGGCCCTGGTGCTGGAACTGGACGAAGGCGAATACCGCGTGGAGGCCGTCGTCGAAGGCAAGCGCCCTGGCAAGACCAGCCAAGAGGTCTTCGTCGCCGCTGGCGCCATCCAGCCGGTGCACCTCGCGCCAGTTCTTGGCCCCGAGATGGTACGCATCCCCGCCGGGCGCTTCCTGATGGGCTGTCAGCCCGGCGAGGCCGAATGCAGCGACTATGAAAAGCCTGCCCACCAGGTCAGCGTGCCCGCCTTTGAGCTGGGCAAGACCGAGGTCACCTTCGCCGACTGGGACGCTTGCGTCGCCGATGGCGGCTGCAAGCACGAGCCGGAAGACGAGGGTTGGGGTCGGGATGACCGCCCGGTCATCAACGTCTCCTGGGACGATGCCCAGGACTACCTCCGCTGGTTGAACCGCAAGACCGGCCAGGCGTATCGGTTGCCCACCGAGGCCAAGTGGGAATACGCCGCCCGCGCAGGTACCACCACCGCCTTCAGCACGGGGCGCTGCATCAGCACCCGCCAAGCCAACTACGACGGCAACAGCGATTACAACGACTGCGGCGCCAAGACCGGCGTGTATCTGCAGAAGACCCAGCCCGTGGGCAGCTACCCGAGCAACCCCTGGGGGCTCGCCGACATGCACGGCAACGTCTGGGAATGGACCCAGGACTGCTGGAACGACAGCTACCGGGGCGCACCGACCAATGGCGCTGCCTGGAACCGTGGCAACTGCGCGCGGCGCGTGCTGCGGGGCGGCTCCTGGGACAACGTTCCAAGGAATCTGCGCTCGGGCTACCGCAACTGGAACGACACCGGCTACCGGAACTACAGCCTCGGTTTCCGCGTGGCCAGGACGCTTACACCTTGA
- a CDS encoding four helix bundle protein encodes MTDPARRTGPALEAHRRFLLWLIPTLDKFPRAQRFLLGDRIETTALDVLERLIEATFTRERRGMLQQANLGLEKLRHLMRLALELGFLDPAAGQGG; translated from the coding sequence ATGACTGACCCCGCCCGCCGCACCGGCCCGGCCTTGGAGGCCCACCGCCGCTTTCTGCTCTGGCTGATCCCGACACTGGACAAGTTTCCGCGCGCCCAGCGCTTTCTGCTTGGCGACCGCATCGAGACCACGGCCCTGGACGTGCTGGAGCGCCTGATCGAGGCGACCTTTACCCGCGAACGCCGCGGCATGCTTCAACAGGCCAACCTGGGCCTGGAGAAGCTGCGGCATCTGATGCGCCTGGCCCTTGAGCTAGGGTTTCTCGATCCCGCCGCTGGCCAGGGTGGATAA
- the avd gene encoding diversity-generating retroelement protein Avd → MTDPARRTGPALEAHRRFLLWLIPTLDKFPRAQRFLLGDRIETTALDVLERLIEATFTRERRDMLQQANLGLEKLRHLMRLALELGFLDPRRYEYAARAIDETGRLVGGWLRGKPQPDPDHAAAS, encoded by the coding sequence ATGACTGACCCCGCCCGCCGCACCGGCCCGGCCTTGGAGGCCCACCGCCGCTTCCTGCTGTGGCTGATCCCGACCCTGGACAAGTTTCCGCGCGCCCAGCGCTTCCTGCTTGGCGACCGCATCGAGACCACCGCCCTGGACGTGCTGGAGCGCTTGATCGAGGCGACCTTTACCCGCGAACGCCGCGACATGCTGCAACAGGCCAATCTGGGCCTGGAGAAGCTGCGTCATTTGATGCGCCTGGCCCTGGAATTGGGCTTTCTCGATCCCCGTCGTTATGAGTACGCGGCGCGGGCCATCGACGAGACCGGGCGCCTGGTGGGTGGCTGGCTCAGGGGCAAACCCCAACCTGATCCGGATCATGCCGCGGCGTCATAG
- a CDS encoding type II toxin-antitoxin system prevent-host-death family antitoxin — protein sequence MNHQSVSNEQSPQTAHSWKLQDAKARFSELVRLATDSGPQHVTVNGQPKVVVLSETEYEHLRGQATGQQLIDLLRESPLAEVDIEHARVSGPVRDVAL from the coding sequence ATGAATCATCAATCTGTTTCCAACGAGCAATCGCCCCAGACCGCGCACAGCTGGAAGCTTCAAGACGCCAAGGCGCGTTTCAGCGAACTTGTCCGTCTCGCGACCGACTCCGGACCGCAGCATGTCACGGTGAACGGTCAACCCAAAGTCGTGGTCTTGTCCGAAACAGAATACGAACACCTGCGCGGACAGGCCACCGGTCAGCAGTTGATCGATCTCCTGCGCGAATCCCCCCTTGCCGAAGTCGACATTGAGCATGCCAGGGTATCGGGGCCGGTGCGGGACGTTGCCCTATGA
- a CDS encoding SUMF1/EgtB/PvdO family nonheme iron enzyme encodes MITIAAPAACRLPRARNALCALLILALPLPALAEKGLLEVTSSPGGAKIYLDGQRKGNTPKQPGKALVLELDEGEYRVEAVVEGKRPGKTSQEVFVAAGAIQPVHLAPVLGPEMVRIPAGRFLMGCQPGEAECRDDEKPAHQVSVPAFELGKTEVTFADWDACVADGGCKHEPEDQGWGRDERPVINVSWDDAQDYLRWLNRKTGQAYRLPTEAEWEYAARAGTTTAFSTGRCISTRQANYDGNVDYNDCGAKTGVYLQKTQPVDSYPSNPWGLADMHGNVWEWTQDCWNDSYRGAPTNGAAWTRGDCARRVLRGGSWDNSPRYLRSGDRHRNDTGLRSRSLGFRVARTLTP; translated from the coding sequence ATGATAACCATCGCAGCCCCCGCGGCCTGCCGCCTTCCCCGTGCCCGCAATGCCCTTTGCGCCCTGCTCATCCTGGCGCTGCCGCTGCCCGCGCTGGCGGAAAAGGGCCTGCTGGAGGTCACCTCCAGCCCCGGCGGGGCCAAGATCTACCTGGACGGCCAGCGCAAAGGCAACACGCCCAAGCAACCGGGCAAGGCCCTGGTGCTGGAACTGGACGAAGGCGAATACCGCGTGGAGGCCGTTGTCGAAGGCAAGCGCCCTGGCAAGACCAGCCAAGAGGTCTTCGTCGCCGCTGGCGCCATCCAGCCGGTGCACCTCGCGCCAGTTCTTGGCCCCGAGATGGTGCGCATCCCCGCCGGGCGCTTCCTGATGGGCTGCCAGCCCGGCGAGGCCGAATGCAGAGACGACGAGAAGCCCGCCCACCAGGTCAGCGTACCCGCCTTCGAGCTGGGCAAGACCGAGGTCACCTTCGCCGACTGGGACGCCTGCGTCGCCGACGGCGGCTGCAAGCACGAGCCGGAAGACCAGGGCTGGGGCCGGGATGAGCGCCCGGTCATCAACGTCTCCTGGGACGATGCCCAGGACTACCTCCGCTGGCTGAACCGCAAGACCGGCCAGGCGTATCGGTTGCCCACCGAGGCCGAGTGGGAATACGCCGCTCGCGCCGGCACCACCACCGCCTTCAGCACCGGGCGCTGCATCAGCACCCGCCAAGCCAACTACGACGGCAACGTCGACTATAACGACTGCGGTGCCAAGACCGGCGTGTATCTGCAGAAGACCCAGCCCGTGGACAGCTACCCGAGCAACCCCTGGGGGCTCGCCGACATGCACGGCAACGTCTGGGAATGGACCCAAGACTGCTGGAACGACAGCTACCGGGGAGCGCCGACGAATGGCGCTGCTTGGACGCGTGGAGACTGCGCGCGGCGCGTGCTGCGGGGCGGCTCCTGGGACAACTCTCCGAGGTATCTGCGCTCGGGCGACCGCCACAGGAACGACACCGGCCTCCGGAGCCGATCCCTCGGTTTCCGCGTGGCCAGGACGCTTACACCTTGA
- a CDS encoding type II toxin-antitoxin system VapC family toxin, with amino-acid sequence MTGWMLDTNVLSELRRPRPAQKVIAFIRGLPLSQLFVSEVTFAEIRFGIEQLGDLKRRAEIRLWLQNQLRPMFQNRVLPISEDVLVQWRLIIEQGRKAGHTFSHPDVLIAATAAHNGLSVVTRDTTDFLAAGIKTINPWQS; translated from the coding sequence ATGACCGGATGGATGCTCGATACCAACGTCCTATCGGAATTGCGGCGCCCGCGACCTGCGCAAAAGGTGATCGCATTCATTCGCGGGCTGCCCCTGTCGCAACTATTCGTTAGCGAGGTCACCTTCGCCGAGATACGCTTCGGGATAGAACAATTGGGCGACCTCAAGCGCCGCGCTGAAATCCGACTGTGGCTGCAAAACCAACTCCGTCCGATGTTTCAGAATCGTGTGCTACCCATCTCGGAGGATGTCCTGGTGCAATGGCGCCTGATCATCGAACAGGGCCGCAAAGCCGGCCACACTTTCAGCCATCCGGATGTTCTGATCGCCGCCACAGCCGCCCACAATGGTTTATCAGTCGTCACGCGCGATACCACGGATTTCCTGGCCGCCGGCATCAAGACCATTAACCCCTGGCAGAGCTAA
- the rimI gene encoding ribosomal protein S18-alanine N-acetyltransferase, with product MQATETATNDIPDSPGLYLRRMTLHDLTAVLAVERAAYHSPWSQGIFQDSLKAGHYCMVLEQPVSCELIGHGVIMLVVDECHLLNLCIHPSHQRQGLGRLLLRRLLAIARQRQAASAFLEVRASNRAALALYQAEGFNEIGLRRGYYPAVKGREDAIVMGCAL from the coding sequence ATGCAGGCTACCGAGACCGCAACCAACGACATCCCAGACAGCCCCGGCCTGTATCTGCGCCGCATGACCCTGCACGACCTGACAGCCGTGCTCGCCGTCGAGCGTGCCGCCTATCACAGCCCCTGGAGCCAGGGCATCTTTCAGGACTCACTCAAGGCCGGCCATTACTGCATGGTGCTCGAACAGCCGGTCTCATGCGAGTTGATTGGCCATGGCGTCATCATGCTCGTGGTCGACGAATGCCATCTGCTCAATCTCTGCATCCACCCCAGCCACCAGCGCCAGGGACTCGGACGTCTCCTGCTCAGACGCCTGCTCGCGATCGCCAGACAGCGCCAAGCCGCCTCCGCCTTTCTCGAAGTGCGCGCATCCAACCGCGCCGCCCTCGCCCTCTACCAGGCCGAAGGCTTCAACGAGATCGGCCTGCGCCGCGGCTACTATCCGGCCGTCAAAGGCCGCGAAGATGCCATCGTCATGGGCTGCGCGCTCTGA
- a CDS encoding DUF4145 domain-containing protein produces the protein MANGKSADERLADLEQTVVYLSRLIVKAQQYAVTDPEVALGQARKSAEAICCRLFQAEIGKPGKMMLDELITKLQARQVIPPDVLVPLRTIQMYGNFGVHAQDGHREISAEWVAPCLSALAQVTTWYFTDYLGVALPSTLERSSDDRPPPDSDGGEEPTPEVETLANNASRAEEPVQKAQTAPSMVRPVRRWRSAALPAGLLLVGLAGVGGYLYYEYYEDRDHAALPIAPVTQIANGMSQWPQWEIEKGTYMADEDTSIFRSSPTSLTIKQVSKPKEKDPSRSGICQSIKTDNFRGKRIKYSAFIKVSSLEQWAYMYVLSGDLYPVEGIKGSKEQPLEKDWSQLSMVFGIPESHEKPYIKFCFSLWGGGQMWIDDVKWDVVNNTTPVTYAAPLSEPKL, from the coding sequence ATGGCAAATGGTAAGAGCGCGGACGAGCGGTTGGCTGACCTGGAACAGACGGTGGTATACCTGAGTCGGCTGATCGTGAAGGCGCAGCAGTATGCTGTGACCGACCCCGAGGTTGCACTCGGGCAGGCGCGCAAGTCGGCGGAGGCGATCTGCTGCCGCCTGTTCCAGGCCGAGATCGGCAAGCCCGGGAAGATGATGCTGGATGAGCTGATCACCAAGCTTCAGGCCCGGCAGGTTATCCCGCCCGATGTGCTGGTCCCGCTGCGGACGATCCAGATGTACGGCAACTTCGGGGTCCACGCCCAAGACGGGCACCGGGAGATTTCCGCCGAGTGGGTTGCCCCATGTCTTTCCGCCCTAGCGCAGGTCACCACTTGGTACTTTACCGACTACCTCGGGGTCGCCCTGCCGAGCACGCTCGAACGGAGCAGCGACGACCGACCGCCGCCGGATAGCGATGGCGGCGAGGAGCCAACCCCAGAGGTCGAAACCTTGGCAAACAATGCCAGCAGAGCGGAAGAGCCGGTTCAGAAGGCCCAGACAGCCCCGTCGATGGTGCGACCGGTCCGCCGGTGGCGATCCGCAGCCCTCCCCGCTGGCCTGCTCTTGGTTGGCCTAGCCGGGGTCGGGGGCTACCTCTATTACGAGTATTACGAGGATCGCGACCACGCCGCGCTTCCAATAGCTCCCGTGACCCAGATTGCCAATGGAATGTCACAGTGGCCTCAATGGGAGATCGAGAAAGGCACATATATGGCAGATGAAGATACATCAATATTTAGAAGCAGTCCCACGAGCTTAACAATCAAGCAAGTGTCAAAACCAAAGGAAAAGGATCCTAGCAGATCGGGGATTTGCCAAAGCATAAAAACAGATAATTTTAGAGGCAAGAGAATTAAGTATTCTGCGTTTATAAAAGTAAGCTCTTTGGAGCAATGGGCGTATATGTATGTCCTTTCGGGAGATCTATATCCAGTCGAAGGAATTAAAGGAAGCAAAGAGCAGCCATTAGAAAAAGACTGGAGTCAGCTATCTATGGTATTCGGTATTCCGGAGAGCCATGAAAAGCCTTACATTAAATTTTGTTTTTCGCTTTGGGGGGGTGGCCAAATGTGGATTGATGATGTCAAATGGGATGTAGTTAATAATACAACCCCGGTAACATATGCTGCTCCATTATCCGAGCCAAAACTTTAA